From one Butyricimonas faecihominis genomic stretch:
- a CDS encoding MATE family efflux transporter, which produces MNWLQKYREDYSATIKIGVPIVLGQLGIVVVGLVDNIMVGHFSTSDLAAASFVNSVFNIPILFGMGFSYGLTPLVGQFFGRGDKFRVGGLLRNSLLANFMIGLFLSVAMGIMYLNVHRMGQPEELLPLIRPYFLLQLTSLVFVMMFNSFKQFADGITDTKTSMWIMLSANLLNIIGNSLLIYGVGGLPALGLTGAGISTLASRIFMFVAFAILFFRKQSYRRYLVGYHRTTYNTGDLKVLNRMGMMVGLQMGMETALFSISGVMIGWLGTVPLAAHQVVASISTLGFMVYYGVGSAVSIRVSNFFGRGDIAGVRRATLAGTHLLGLLAISVSVFFLLVREHIGWLYTSSEDVVNLVAVLMVILVFYQFGDSLQIIFANALRGVADVTSMAVISFIGYFVIALPVSYVCGFVLDWGIEGIWVGYPVGLTLTGGMMCWRFYHFLRKKG; this is translated from the coding sequence ATGAATTGGCTGCAAAAATATAGAGAGGATTATTCGGCGACGATCAAGATCGGGGTGCCGATTGTGTTGGGACAATTAGGGATTGTGGTTGTCGGATTGGTGGATAATATTATGGTGGGACATTTCAGTACGTCCGACTTGGCAGCCGCTTCTTTCGTGAATAGCGTGTTTAATATTCCGATCCTGTTCGGGATGGGATTTTCTTATGGCTTGACACCTTTGGTCGGGCAATTCTTTGGTCGAGGTGATAAGTTCAGGGTTGGCGGGTTGTTACGTAACAGCCTGTTGGCAAATTTTATGATCGGGTTATTCCTTTCTGTGGCGATGGGAATTATGTACTTGAATGTACATAGGATGGGACAACCGGAAGAATTGTTACCCTTGATTCGGCCTTATTTTCTGTTGCAGTTGACCTCTCTCGTGTTTGTCATGATGTTTAATAGTTTCAAGCAATTTGCTGATGGCATCACGGATACAAAGACTTCCATGTGGATTATGTTGTCGGCTAACCTGCTGAATATTATCGGGAATTCTCTCTTGATTTATGGTGTGGGGGGACTTCCGGCATTGGGATTGACGGGAGCGGGGATTTCTACTCTGGCCTCGCGAATTTTCATGTTCGTGGCTTTTGCGATTCTCTTTTTCCGGAAACAATCTTATCGGCGTTACCTTGTCGGCTATCACCGAACGACTTATAACACGGGAGATTTGAAAGTGCTGAATAGAATGGGGATGATGGTCGGTTTACAAATGGGAATGGAGACAGCATTATTCAGTATCAGTGGGGTTATGATCGGTTGGTTGGGAACGGTTCCCTTGGCAGCCCATCAGGTGGTGGCCTCTATCTCCACGTTAGGGTTTATGGTCTATTATGGGGTTGGGTCGGCTGTTTCGATCCGGGTGAGTAATTTCTTTGGGCGGGGAGATATTGCAGGAGTCCGACGGGCAACTTTGGCAGGAACTCATTTGCTGGGATTATTGGCAATCTCGGTTTCCGTGTTCTTTTTGTTGGTGCGGGAGCATATCGGGTGGTTATATACTTCGTCAGAAGATGTGGTAAACTTGGTTGCCGTGTTGATGGTTATTCTGGTATTCTACCAGTTTGGTGACAGTTTACAGATCATTTTTGCTAATGCCTTGCGTGGCGTGGCAGACGTGACCTCTATGGCGGTGATCTCTTTTATCGGTTATTTTGTGATTGCGTTGCCAGTTTCTTATGTCTGTGGTTTCGTGTTGGATTGGGGAATCGAGGGAATATGGGTCGGTTACCCCGTGGGCTTAACGCTTACCGGGGGAATGATGTGTTGGCGATTCTATCATTTCTTGCGGAAAAAAGGATAG
- a CDS encoding HAD family hydrolase, producing the protein MKNIIFDLGGVVVEWNAKRVIETFKGNPILVNFVRENRLFLNDWRDYDRGDVTRQELINKVAILSGCPPEDCNEFVEHVKHSLVSIPETETLIKELSARGFKLYCLSNMSVDFYDYLKTREVFKYFDGQIISALEHMVKPDREIYDLILNRYHLKPKECLFIDDLEPNVKAAQAVGINTVHFTDRHKGYEEIRERLKEKKQRATL; encoded by the coding sequence ATGAAGAATATTATTTTTGACCTCGGAGGAGTTGTTGTCGAATGGAATGCCAAACGAGTAATTGAAACCTTTAAAGGGAATCCTATTCTCGTGAATTTTGTCAGAGAGAACCGTCTTTTCCTGAACGATTGGCGGGATTACGACCGGGGAGACGTCACTCGCCAAGAACTGATCAACAAAGTCGCCATCCTATCCGGTTGCCCACCCGAAGACTGTAACGAATTCGTGGAACACGTGAAACATTCATTGGTCTCCATTCCCGAAACTGAAACTTTGATTAAAGAACTTTCCGCACGGGGATTCAAACTCTATTGTCTTTCCAACATGTCTGTCGATTTCTACGATTATCTGAAAACACGGGAAGTTTTCAAGTACTTTGACGGGCAAATCATATCTGCCCTCGAACACATGGTGAAACCCGACCGGGAAATTTACGACTTGATTCTAAATCGCTATCATTTAAAACCCAAAGAGTGTCTGTTTATTGATGATTTGGAACCCAACGTGAAGGCCGCACAAGCAGTAGGAATTAACACGGTACATTTCACCGACAGGCACAAGGGCTACGAGGAAATCCGGGAAAGACTAAAAGAGAAGAAACAACGGGCAACCCTATAA
- a CDS encoding DUF2059 domain-containing protein produces the protein MRKILFILVLVLGIGGVSVAQTAQTQPSKEYVAALKKMIVVSGSDATFKLVIPQMFAMMKQQLPNVPAEFWSEAEKEMMKTLVDDLVEMLAPIYHKRLTLSDLQEITKFYESPVGKKMAAAQPAIATESMAVGQQWGMKIATKVQESLKAKGYL, from the coding sequence ATGAGAAAAATTTTATTTATCCTTGTTCTTGTTTTGGGTATAGGAGGTGTAAGTGTCGCTCAGACAGCACAAACTCAACCTTCTAAAGAATACGTTGCCGCATTGAAAAAAATGATCGTGGTTTCCGGAAGCGATGCGACATTCAAGCTTGTTATCCCGCAAATGTTTGCCATGATGAAACAACAACTCCCGAATGTTCCTGCTGAATTTTGGAGTGAGGCAGAAAAAGAGATGATGAAGACATTGGTGGATGACTTGGTTGAAATGTTAGCCCCGATTTATCATAAGCGTCTAACTTTGTCCGATTTACAGGAAATTACGAAATTTTACGAATCTCCTGTCGGTAAAAAAATGGCTGCCGCGCAACCGGCAATCGCTACTGAAAGTATGGCTGTCGGACAGCAATGGGGTATGAAGATCGCGACGAAAGTACAGGAGTCGTTGAAGGCGAAAGGGTATTTATAG
- a CDS encoding S28 family serine protease, which translates to MRYVFSLFVTLLLACGSVLANGPLLQKLQQIKEISGIRELKVQPYTEYYEFWYEQPIDHNNPSKGTFKQRVLLGHRDFNAPMVAILEGYGIYSPAESELSKLFKTNQLTIEHRFFNNSKPEGETPWTDLTLKQAATDQHEIIQTLRQKIYPNTKWISTGISKGGQTTVYHRYFYPEDVEISVPYVAPINLEKIDPRLEKFLSKLGGTPENRKLLEGGGKDIKWQIFDFQKRCLENMDKLMPLMQELTQAKGYSFNKVGGTERAFKLTILEFPFAFWQWGNNINDMPQPEEDDYNEIFNYLVKVSSPDFFDDKAIENLQAFYYAALTETGMYAYNTKPFKKFFKDEPEPIITFDFAMPKGYENAPFNTQQLQDINHWLQTNAENILFIYGGSDPWSATAVDLKKNNKCRKYIKANMDHKCRIASFENLTRSAIVKVLKSWLTGTEVEEEIEEVLIY; encoded by the coding sequence ATGAGATATGTATTTTCACTTTTTGTAACTCTATTATTAGCTTGCGGATCAGTACTTGCAAACGGTCCGTTATTACAGAAATTACAACAAATCAAAGAAATATCCGGTATTCGGGAACTAAAAGTTCAACCTTACACGGAATACTACGAATTCTGGTACGAACAACCGATAGACCATAATAATCCCTCGAAAGGAACTTTCAAACAAAGGGTATTGCTGGGTCATCGGGATTTCAACGCTCCCATGGTAGCCATCCTCGAAGGATACGGGATTTATTCCCCGGCAGAAAGCGAGTTGTCAAAACTATTCAAGACGAACCAGCTTACCATCGAACACCGCTTTTTCAATAACAGTAAGCCCGAAGGCGAAACCCCATGGACCGACTTGACCTTGAAACAGGCTGCCACGGACCAGCACGAAATTATTCAAACCCTACGACAAAAGATATACCCAAACACGAAATGGATCTCCACGGGTATCAGCAAGGGGGGGCAGACAACCGTCTATCACCGTTATTTCTACCCGGAAGACGTGGAGATAAGCGTACCTTACGTGGCTCCCATTAACTTGGAAAAAATTGATCCCCGGTTAGAAAAATTCCTTTCCAAACTGGGCGGAACCCCGGAAAACAGAAAATTACTCGAAGGTGGTGGAAAAGATATTAAATGGCAAATCTTCGATTTTCAAAAGAGATGTCTTGAAAATATGGATAAGCTTATGCCGCTCATGCAGGAATTAACGCAAGCAAAAGGCTATTCATTCAACAAAGTCGGCGGGACAGAACGGGCTTTCAAACTCACGATCCTAGAATTCCCATTTGCATTCTGGCAATGGGGAAACAACATCAATGATATGCCCCAACCGGAAGAAGACGATTATAACGAGATATTCAACTACTTGGTGAAAGTGTCTTCCCCGGATTTCTTTGACGACAAAGCCATTGAAAATTTACAGGCGTTCTATTATGCCGCTCTAACAGAAACAGGCATGTACGCTTATAATACCAAGCCGTTCAAGAAATTCTTCAAGGATGAACCGGAACCGATCATCACGTTCGACTTCGCCATGCCTAAGGGATATGAAAATGCCCCGTTCAACACACAACAATTGCAGGATATTAATCATTGGTTACAGACCAATGCAGAAAACATTCTTTTCATTTACGGGGGAAGTGATCCTTGGAGCGCCACGGCTGTCGATTTGAAGAAAAACAACAAATGCCGCAAGTACATCAAAGCCAACATGGACCACAAATGTCGCATTGCAAGTTTCGAAAACCTTACCCGTTCTGCCATTGTCAAAGTATTGAAATCATGGCTCACGGGTACGGAAGTCGAAGAAGAAATTGAAGAAGTTTTAATCTACTAA
- a CDS encoding 3-deoxy-D-manno-octulosonic acid transferase, producing the protein MLYNFGIIAYRCAIGVASLFNEKAALWVKGRKGIWKRMEAVERGKGRLVWVHAASLGEFEQGRPVIEKLKEIEPHTKILLTFFSPSGYEIRKNYQGADYIYYLPIDTPSNARRFVEKWKPDAAVFVKYEYWYNYLSELNKHQVPTYLISAIFRPEQPFFKKWGNLHRRMLGFFTRLFVQDEESVKLLSTIGITHVQQTGDTRFDRVKQIADAAKRIEKVEAFCNDRRAVVCGSTWPGDEDIILDYINAQEGNYKWIIVPHEIGEGHIKDILGKCRKLVARYTDETADVTKCQVLVVDTIGVLSSIYRYGSISYVGGGFGKGIHNTLEAAIYGIPVLFGPKYHKFKEAVDLIACGGAFSISDKEQFTSLMDSLINSPAIADAAGQSALKFVNQQLGATDAIIRQLVD; encoded by the coding sequence ATGCTGTATAATTTTGGAATTATTGCATATCGTTGTGCTATCGGCGTGGCCTCTCTTTTTAACGAGAAAGCGGCATTATGGGTAAAAGGGCGAAAAGGAATATGGAAACGGATGGAGGCCGTTGAGCGTGGAAAAGGGCGATTGGTGTGGGTTCACGCAGCATCGTTGGGAGAATTCGAGCAAGGACGTCCGGTGATTGAGAAATTGAAAGAGATCGAGCCTCACACGAAAATATTATTGACCTTTTTCTCTCCTTCCGGGTACGAGATTCGCAAGAATTATCAAGGAGCTGATTATATCTATTATTTACCGATTGATACTCCTTCAAATGCCCGCCGTTTCGTGGAAAAATGGAAACCGGATGCTGCCGTGTTCGTGAAATACGAGTACTGGTATAATTATCTGAGTGAGCTGAATAAACATCAGGTACCGACATATTTGATCTCTGCAATTTTCCGTCCGGAGCAACCGTTCTTCAAGAAATGGGGAAATCTGCATCGTCGTATGCTCGGGTTCTTTACTCGTCTTTTCGTGCAGGATGAGGAATCCGTAAAGTTGTTGTCAACGATTGGTATTACTCACGTGCAACAGACGGGAGATACTCGTTTTGACCGGGTAAAACAGATTGCGGATGCGGCAAAAAGAATCGAAAAGGTGGAGGCTTTCTGTAATGACAGGAGGGCCGTGGTTTGTGGAAGTACTTGGCCCGGAGATGAAGATATTATTCTGGATTATATTAATGCGCAGGAAGGAAATTACAAATGGATTATCGTGCCTCACGAGATCGGGGAGGGGCATATCAAAGATATTTTGGGCAAGTGTCGCAAGTTGGTAGCTCGCTATACAGATGAGACAGCCGATGTGACGAAATGTCAGGTTCTCGTGGTCGATACGATCGGGGTATTGTCTTCAATCTATCGTTACGGTTCTATCTCCTATGTCGGGGGTGGTTTCGGGAAAGGGATTCACAACACGCTTGAGGCTGCAATCTACGGTATTCCTGTTTTGTTCGGGCCGAAATATCACAAGTTTAAAGAGGCGGTTGATTTGATCGCTTGCGGCGGGGCGTTTTCAATCTCGGATAAGGAGCAATTTACTTCCTTGATGGATTCATTAATAAATAGCCCGGCAATCGCTGATGCGGCCGGGCAAAGTGCTTTAAAGTTCGTCAATCAACAACTTGGTGCGACAGACGCAATTATTCGTCAGTTAGTAGATTAA
- a CDS encoding TonB-dependent receptor yields MKTIIRFAFIPLLFLPLCLSAQQTGVVKGRVFDSKNNEPIPFANVVIWKTTTGTAADENGYFRIENVPLGFNRLEVSSIGYTTKLSEEFMVNTASERTVNIGLEESQVNLEQVTVKANPFRKAVESPVSLQRIGIAEIEKNPGGNRDISKVLQSMPGVLSSPAFRNDFIVRGGGPSENRFYLDDVELPNLNHFATQGASGGVVSIVNIDFVKEVNFYSGAFPASRGNLMSSLLDFRQIAGNPDKIKVRGTLGATDFGLSLDGPLTPKTTFIMSARRSYLKFLFDMIGLPFLPVYNDFQFKTETKFNQKNELTILGIGAYDVNHLNKGMKDPDDDQRYMLNYLPESVQWSYTIGITYKHYGDRWNHLFVLSRSTLQNEIEKYTNNDKSQTKLVDYNSGETENKFRFEHNHLLRHDIKLNAGAGIEYATYKNKTTRELYTLGELNRVHYDKNFDFFKWSLFGQISKNFFLERLAVSAGVRVDGNSYTSGMNNPFKQASPRLSLSYSLSPEWFINANAGRYYQLPSYTTMGYADEQGDLVNKQNGLKYIGTNHYVVGLEYRPGSRTKITLEGFYKTYDHYPVSLLDSIVLANKGTDYVAVGDEPVKSLGEGRAYGVELMVRTQEFFGIVASLAYTYYYSEFKKMDHDLQPISEYIPSSWDNRHILSLTATRKLGLWDIGMKWRITNGAPFTPYDAETSSRIAAWDAKRQPYLDYSRFNSERASSFHQLDIRVDRSFYFKKWSLILYADIQNIYDHKTKSPDLLVPQENPDGSYKINPEHPDHYLMRYIKNDTGTLLPSVGIIIDF; encoded by the coding sequence ATGAAAACTATTATACGATTTGCTTTTATCCCGTTATTATTTCTTCCACTTTGCCTTTCCGCACAACAAACAGGTGTAGTGAAGGGACGGGTTTTTGACAGTAAAAACAATGAACCAATACCTTTTGCCAACGTGGTGATCTGGAAAACCACCACAGGCACAGCTGCCGACGAAAACGGGTACTTTCGCATAGAAAACGTGCCGTTGGGTTTCAATCGCTTGGAAGTGAGTAGCATCGGCTACACAACAAAATTATCAGAAGAATTCATGGTAAACACGGCCTCAGAACGCACGGTAAACATCGGACTGGAAGAAAGCCAAGTCAACTTGGAACAAGTAACGGTCAAGGCCAATCCATTCCGCAAAGCGGTGGAAAGTCCTGTTTCTTTACAACGCATCGGGATCGCTGAAATAGAGAAGAACCCGGGCGGGAATCGAGATATATCGAAAGTATTACAATCCATGCCGGGAGTCCTTTCCTCTCCGGCTTTCAGAAATGACTTTATTGTTCGAGGTGGAGGTCCCAGCGAAAACCGCTTTTATCTGGATGACGTAGAATTGCCCAACTTGAACCACTTCGCTACACAAGGGGCATCGGGTGGTGTGGTTAGTATCGTGAACATCGATTTCGTGAAGGAGGTAAATTTCTACTCGGGAGCATTCCCTGCCTCCCGGGGAAACCTGATGAGTTCCCTGCTCGACTTCCGGCAAATAGCGGGGAACCCTGACAAAATAAAAGTGCGAGGAACTTTAGGGGCGACGGATTTCGGGTTATCGCTGGACGGGCCTCTAACACCTAAAACCACGTTCATCATGTCCGCCCGCAGGAGTTACCTGAAATTCCTATTCGACATGATCGGTCTCCCTTTTCTGCCCGTGTATAATGATTTCCAGTTCAAAACGGAAACCAAGTTCAACCAGAAAAACGAATTAACCATACTGGGCATCGGGGCTTACGATGTTAATCATCTCAATAAAGGGATGAAAGATCCCGATGATGACCAAAGATATATGCTCAACTACCTACCGGAGAGCGTGCAATGGAGCTACACAATCGGAATTACCTACAAACATTACGGGGACCGTTGGAACCACCTTTTCGTACTCAGCCGCAGTACCCTGCAAAACGAGATCGAGAAATACACCAACAACGACAAAAGCCAAACGAAACTGGTGGATTATAATTCCGGTGAAACGGAGAATAAATTCCGATTCGAACACAATCATTTGTTACGACACGACATCAAGTTGAATGCCGGGGCCGGGATCGAATACGCTACTTACAAAAACAAGACAACAAGAGAATTATATACCCTCGGAGAGTTGAATCGGGTACACTACGACAAGAATTTTGATTTCTTCAAATGGTCTCTCTTCGGGCAAATCAGCAAAAATTTCTTTCTGGAACGTCTCGCCGTTTCAGCAGGAGTCCGGGTTGACGGGAATAGTTACACGTCGGGAATGAACAATCCTTTCAAACAGGCATCACCCCGGTTATCCCTCTCCTACTCGCTCTCCCCCGAATGGTTTATCAATGCAAATGCCGGACGCTATTATCAACTTCCCTCGTACACCACGATGGGATATGCCGACGAGCAAGGAGACCTAGTAAATAAACAAAACGGGTTGAAATATATCGGGACAAACCACTACGTGGTCGGTTTGGAATATCGCCCCGGTAGCCGGACAAAAATCACGCTGGAAGGATTCTACAAAACGTACGACCATTACCCGGTTTCCCTACTGGATAGCATCGTGCTTGCCAACAAAGGTACCGACTACGTGGCGGTAGGTGACGAACCCGTGAAATCTCTCGGCGAGGGGCGAGCGTACGGGGTAGAACTGATGGTTCGCACTCAGGAATTTTTCGGGATCGTGGCATCGCTCGCCTACACGTATTACTATTCCGAATTCAAGAAAATGGATCATGACCTGCAACCGATCTCGGAATATATTCCCAGCAGTTGGGACAACCGCCATATTCTTTCCCTCACGGCAACCCGCAAGTTAGGCCTCTGGGATATAGGTATGAAATGGCGAATCACGAACGGGGCTCCCTTCACTCCTTATGACGCGGAAACCAGTTCACGAATAGCAGCTTGGGATGCCAAGCGGCAACCTTATCTTGACTACTCCCGTTTCAATAGCGAACGGGCCTCCTCGTTCCACCAGCTGGACATTCGGGTTGACCGGAGTTTTTATTTCAAAAAATGGTCATTAATCCTGTATGCCGATATACAGAATATCTATGACCACAAGACGAAAAGCCCCGATCTGCTCGTACCGCAGGAGAACCCGGACGGAAGTTACAAAATCAACCCTGAACACCCGGATCACTACCTGATGAGATACATCAAAAATGACACGGGAACATTACTACCGTCCGTGGGTATTATTATTGATTTTTAA
- a CDS encoding alpha/beta hydrolase yields the protein MYRYSLIILSFLMMTELSAQKIEKVLLDKNDTTRNCYTIIYPDSLPWMGYLFLVPGFGETAEDVLLQTKLPVETAERGILTIIPTFQDGVSSFGFDSLSQQAFRRIVDDVTSRHKLQDLEYYLGGFSMGGSTVVKFAETADKKPKAVFAIDSPLDFERFYNSTKRDVMLFGKGGSGEENIYLYLLSRIEQIMGGTPQTALKNYHKISPYSLSDTTQSAIKGLLGTPIRIYIEPDIQWWLDERETDVFGLNIIDCSAMINELKRLGNDRAVLITTQNKGYRKPDNNRHPHSWSIVDNRELIEWLLQQK from the coding sequence ATGTATAGATATTCGTTGATTATTCTATCTTTTCTAATGATGACGGAACTTTCTGCTCAAAAGATAGAAAAAGTACTTCTTGATAAGAATGATACGACAAGGAATTGCTACACGATCATTTATCCTGACTCGTTACCATGGATGGGGTACTTGTTTTTGGTACCGGGATTTGGTGAAACGGCCGAGGATGTTTTGCTGCAAACAAAACTACCTGTCGAAACAGCGGAAAGGGGAATTTTGACTATTATACCTACTTTTCAGGATGGCGTTTCTTCGTTTGGGTTTGATAGTTTGAGCCAGCAGGCATTTCGTCGAATCGTTGATGATGTGACGAGTAGACATAAATTGCAGGATCTGGAATATTATCTTGGAGGCTTTTCGATGGGAGGAAGTACGGTTGTAAAATTTGCGGAAACGGCAGATAAAAAGCCCAAAGCTGTTTTTGCCATAGACTCACCGCTGGATTTTGAACGGTTTTATAATTCCACGAAACGGGATGTCATGTTGTTTGGAAAGGGTGGTTCTGGCGAAGAGAACATATATCTTTATCTGCTTTCAAGGATCGAGCAAATCATGGGAGGAACACCTCAAACGGCCTTGAAGAATTATCACAAAATATCTCCTTATTCGCTTTCCGACACGACGCAGTCTGCTATAAAAGGATTGTTGGGTACACCGATTAGGATATATATAGAACCTGATATTCAATGGTGGCTTGATGAACGGGAAACAGATGTCTTTGGTTTGAATATCATTGATTGTTCTGCGATGATTAATGAATTAAAAAGGTTGGGTAACGACAGGGCTGTTCTTATTACAACTCAGAATAAAGGGTATCGGAAGCCGGATAATAACCGGCATCCACATTCTTGGAGTATTGTTGACAATAGAGAGTTGATAGAGTGGTTGTTGCAACAAAAATAG
- a CDS encoding class I SAM-dependent methyltransferase yields MKINDRKPILFEKSDHNIWTDPYIQQQMLKKHLDLHSDEASRRQEYIVKIVNFILQHAKPKSRSLDLGCGPGLYTSHLADEMHTVTGIDFNKASIEYATHKRKDIEYILGDYIMNYPTGQYDLITMIYCDMGTHSDSDRDKLLKNIYHSLTDNGIFIFDIFSEGIINDRQEGKSWEYEPSGGFWNESEYLLLSQTFHYPRDKAFAYQYNLIVEDTIKQFIVWERYYSEKEITDLLKKIGFREISIHKNLLGKNNFTSSSEMFIVAEK; encoded by the coding sequence ATGAAGATTAATGACCGCAAACCGATTCTATTTGAAAAATCCGACCACAACATTTGGACCGATCCCTACATCCAACAGCAGATGTTAAAAAAGCATCTTGATCTTCACTCCGACGAAGCAAGCAGAAGGCAAGAATACATCGTGAAGATCGTGAATTTTATACTCCAACACGCAAAACCGAAAAGCCGTTCGCTTGATCTGGGGTGTGGACCGGGATTGTACACGTCGCACCTTGCGGATGAAATGCACACTGTAACGGGTATTGACTTCAATAAAGCCTCGATAGAATATGCCACCCACAAACGAAAGGACATTGAATACATATTAGGAGATTATATCATGAATTACCCCACGGGACAATACGATCTGATCACCATGATCTATTGCGACATGGGAACCCATTCGGATAGTGACCGGGACAAATTACTGAAAAATATATATCACTCGCTGACGGATAACGGGATTTTCATTTTTGATATTTTCTCTGAAGGAATTATCAATGACAGACAGGAAGGTAAAAGTTGGGAATACGAACCTTCCGGAGGTTTCTGGAATGAAAGCGAGTACTTACTTTTAAGCCAGACATTCCATTACCCGCGGGATAAAGCATTCGCGTATCAATATAATTTGATTGTCGAAGATACTATCAAACAATTTATCGTTTGGGAAAGATATTATTCCGAAAAAGAGATTACAGACCTATTGAAAAAAATAGGATTCCGGGAAATATCCATTCATAAAAATTTACTTGGCAAGAACAACTTCACGTCAAGCAGTGAAATGTTCATTGTCGCTGAAAAGTAA
- a CDS encoding MATE family efflux transporter — protein MILGNLLQQFYNIADTLIVGQFLGANALAAVGSAYSLMIFLTSVLLGLCMGSGAIFSLQYGAGDREALKRSIFVSLVLIGLVTLVLNVAVFVWIDPILRLLQVPEAVYPLMRDYLWVIFWGIGFTFIYNYYASLLRAIGNSIVPLWFLGVAVVLNIALDLIFILWCDWGVKGAAWATVIAQAVSGVGLCVYTIRKFPEFRIRREDMCMKWQTVKEIAVYSSLTCAQQSVMNFGILMVQGLINSFGVAVMAAFAAAVKIDSFAYMPVQDFGNAFSTFIAQNFGAGQMKRIRDGIRVAVVSATIFCVFISLLVFGFARPLMLIFVPVHETEIISIGVQYLRIEGAFYCGIGCLFLLYGFYRGIRKPGMSVVLTVISLGTRVALAYALSAIPAIGVVGIWWSIPIGWLLADIVGLWYYRRLFSRVTRSSIGK, from the coding sequence ATGATTTTAGGGAATCTGTTGCAACAATTCTATAATATTGCCGACACGCTGATCGTGGGGCAGTTTTTGGGGGCGAATGCGTTGGCAGCAGTCGGATCGGCTTACTCGTTGATGATATTTCTGACTTCGGTACTTTTGGGGTTGTGCATGGGGAGTGGGGCCATTTTTTCTCTGCAATATGGGGCGGGAGACCGGGAGGCATTGAAACGTAGTATTTTTGTTTCTTTGGTGTTAATAGGCTTGGTTACTTTGGTTTTGAATGTCGCTGTTTTCGTATGGATCGATCCCATTCTGAGATTATTGCAAGTCCCGGAAGCTGTTTACCCGTTGATGCGTGATTATCTTTGGGTAATCTTTTGGGGTATCGGGTTTACCTTTATCTATAATTATTATGCCTCGTTACTGCGTGCGATAGGTAATTCCATCGTGCCATTGTGGTTTTTAGGAGTGGCGGTTGTTTTGAATATTGCGCTTGATTTGATTTTTATTTTGTGGTGTGATTGGGGAGTGAAAGGAGCGGCATGGGCAACTGTTATCGCGCAGGCCGTTTCGGGGGTAGGACTTTGTGTGTACACGATCCGGAAATTCCCGGAGTTCCGAATTCGGCGGGAGGATATGTGCATGAAGTGGCAAACGGTAAAGGAAATTGCGGTCTATTCATCTCTGACTTGCGCCCAGCAGTCCGTGATGAATTTCGGTATATTGATGGTACAGGGATTAATCAATAGTTTCGGGGTTGCCGTGATGGCAGCGTTTGCGGCCGCAGTTAAAATAGATTCGTTTGCTTACATGCCCGTGCAGGATTTCGGGAACGCCTTCTCGACGTTTATAGCCCAGAATTTTGGTGCTGGGCAAATGAAACGTATTCGGGATGGAATCCGGGTGGCGGTTGTTTCTGCAACTATTTTCTGCGTGTTTATTTCTCTTCTTGTATTCGGGTTTGCCCGTCCCTTGATGTTGATTTTTGTTCCGGTACATGAAACGGAAATTATTTCTATTGGGGTCCAGTACCTACGAATCGAAGGGGCTTTTTATTGCGGAATCGGTTGCTTGTTCCTGTTGTATGGTTTCTATCGGGGGATTCGGAAACCGGGGATGTCGGTCGTGTTGACTGTTATTTCTTTGGGAACTCGTGTCGCTTTGGCTTATGCTTTATCCGCGATTCCGGCTATCGGGGTTGTGGGAATCTGGTGGTCAATCCCTATTGGTTGGTTACTGGCTGATATTGTCGGGTTGTGGTATTATCGGAGATTATTCTCGAGAGTCACGAGATCGAGTATTGGTAAATAG